CAAAACAAATACCGCTTAACGAAACCTTTGGAGGATTAAGCGCAAAAGATAAAATGAATAAGATTAAAGATGCTGAAGCTAAAGGCTATACCGTTGCCATGACTGGCGATGGCGTTAATGATTCGCCTGTATTTGGTGCAGCTCATATCTCTATTGCAATGGGTTGTGGCGCTGATATCACTAAAAGTGGTGCCGATGTAATATTACTTAATAATAAACTAAATAGCATTAATACCTTAATAACAGTATCACACCGCACTAGACGAATCATTCTTCAAAATTACTTATGGGCTTTTGGCTACAATGCGATTGTATTGCCTTTAGCTGTTATGGGGTATATAACTCCTTATATGGCGGTTATTGGAATGTCGGCGAGTTCTATTTTAGTGATCACTAACTCATTACGTTTACTTAAAAAATAAAATACTCAACCTAATTAATAAACTTAAATAAACTCAACTACACCTTTTAATAATGATTGACTGTTGAGTTAACAGTGAGAAAAACATGAGCATTATCTACATTTTAATTCCTGTCGGTACAATCATAATTGCTATCGGTATTTACTTATTTTTCTGGGCTGTAAAAACAGAGCAATTCGATGACTTAGAAAAACATGGAATGAGTATTCTTTTTGATGAAGACATCGAAGACTCTAAATCAGAAAATTCGAATCACGAAGAAAAAACCAGTGAAGATTACGAATTACCTATGTCGAAGAATAAATATAAGCCGCCAAATAAATGAATCTAGACTTATTCTCTGCATTTATAATAGGAATACTTGGCTCGGGGCATTGTATTGTGATGTGTGGCGGTATTACCACCATGCTCACTTCAGCCCTTCCTCAGTCAAATAAATATGAAAATAACCAGATACCTGTTAATAATCAGGTCTCTGTTAAGAGCCAGGTAAAACCATCAGTAGCTAAAAGTAAAACCACCCTAGTTATTTTATACAATGTTGGACGTATTTCTTCTTACGCCTTAATCGGGGCAATTGTTGGATTTACCGGATCTATCGCAGCAAAAAATATTGGTATGCCACTCGCTGGTCTACGATTACTTTCAGCCACCTTTATGATTTTACTTGGCTTACATTTAGGTCAATGGCTAATGTGGTTAAATAGGATTGAGGCTTTAGGTAAGCATTTATGGCGTTACATATCACCTTTAGCAGGTAAAGCTATCCCTGTAGACTCACCAATAAAAGCACTCTCTCTTGGCGCTGTTTGGGGTTGGTTACCTTGCGGATTAGTTTACTCAACCTTAACTTGGGCATTAGCAAGCGGTAGCATGATTACCGGGGCGAGCATTATGTTCTTTTTCGGCTTAGGTACACTACCTGCGCTATTAACTCTCTCTATTGGATTTAGTAGTATCAAGAATACCTTAACAAAACCATCTTTTAAAAAAGCAATGGCACTAGTGTTAATAACCTTTGGTATTTATAGTTTTATTGTTGCATACCACCAAGTGTTCTAATACCATAGCACTATCCTAGAAATTAGAGTAAATACATAAATTACAGTTTACTCTATTCCTATAATAATAAATGAGTAGCCTATGTTAAATAATAGTTCCCCTGGTGCACAGCATATTAATTGCCAAAACTGTAGTATTAGTGAACTTTGTCTACCTTTTACCCTAAATGATCAAGAACTTAATACTCTCGATAAAATCATAGATCGTAAACGCCCTTTTCACAAAGGTGATAAAATATTCACCGATGGTCAAAAAATGCATGCTCTTTATGCTATCCGTTCTGGCACTTTTAAAACTTTTACCGTTAATGAACAAGGTGAAGAACAAATCACTGGTTTTCACTTAGCTGGAGATTTACTGGGATTTGACGCTATTGCTGAATCAGAGCATAAAAGCTTTGCTCAGGCATTAGAGACATCGATGATATGTGAAATTCCTTATGATAATTTAGATACTTTATCTAATACTATGCCAAAGCTTAAGAAACAAGTTTTGCGTCTAATGAGTAATGAAATTCGTACCGACCAAGAAATGCTCACATTATTGAACAGAAAAAATGCAGAGCAACGCGTCGCTACCTTTTTAGTAAGCTTAAGCAAACGCTATCGTGCCAGAGGTTTATCAGCCGCTGAATTTCGTCTTACAATGACACGAAGTGATATTGGAAATTACATCGGACTTACCGTTGAAACAATAAGCCGTTTATTAAACCGTTTTCATAAAAGTGGTTTGATAAAAGTCGACGGTAAACTTATTACTATTGTAAGTCTTGATGAACTCGTGGATTGCGCTGAATTCTAACGCCCGTTCATATTTGTTAGCTTCATAATTTCTAATGCTTGTTTTAAATCAGCTATAGTTTGATTTAAAACAAGCATTAATCTCACACTTTTGATATAAATTACTTAGGCTTTATTAAAGTTTAACCAATGTATAACAACAGGGAGAATTATCATGAAAACCTATCAAAAAATTCTAGTCGTTATCGACCCATCAACTGACGAACAAAAAGCATTAAAAAGAGCAATAGACTTAGCTGCCAACATCAAAGCGAGTGGTGGTCAGGTTGAAGTAACCGCTTTTTTAAGTATCTTTGACTTCTCTTATGAGATGACTACTATTCTTTCCAACGATGATCGTGGCGCTATGCGACAGTCAGTCATTAAAGACAAAGAGCTTTGGCTAGAGAGCCTAATAAGTGATTTAAAACCTGACATTGATATTAACAACTTAGTTGTTTGGCATAACCGCCCTTTTGAGTCAATTATTGAACAAGTAATTCAAAATAATTACGATCTTGTCATTAAAGGGACTCATCAACATGACAAATTAAAATCAGTTATTTTCACCCCGACTGATTGGCATATACTCCGCAAATGTCCTTGCCCTGTTTTATTAGTGAAAGAACATGAATGGCCAAGCAACGGCAATATACTTGCAGCAATTAATGTGGGTAGCGACGAAACAGAGCATAACTCACTAAATGATAAGATCACTAAAGAAGCAAAGAAATTAGCACAACTTATTCAAGGTAAGGTTCATTTAGTGAACTCATTTCCAGGTACGCCAGTTAATATAGCAATTGAAATACCAGAGTTTAACTCTAGTGAATACAATAATACTATGCTTCAACACCATAAAAAATCGATGGCAGCACATGCTACTGAATTTGAAATTGATATCACTAACACTCACGTGGAAGAAGGCTTACCTGAACGGGTTATTGAAGAGGTAGCTGATAAAATTGATGCAGAGCTAGTTGTTTTAGGTACGATAGGAAGAACAGGTATTTCAGCGGCTTTAATTGGTAATACAGCTGAACACGTCATTGACCAACTTAATTGTGATGTACTTGCGCTCAAACCTGAAGGTTATGTGTCTCCGCTACAGTAAAAGTATTCTCTCATAATGAAATCAAAGACTGAAAGAGGTATAGTAACCTTTTTCAGTCTTTATTAAGCTAATATAACGTCAAAATAATACCCTACAAGCAACTTTAATAGCACTTTAAACTTTTAACCTATGATAGAATTTACCATCAAAAATAAAATATCTAATGTGATTAAGTGGTAAGTAGTTTTTAATGAATACTCAACAGGCTATTAGCAATAAACTAGAAAAAAAAATCAGGCACCTAACAGGCAAAGCCGTTTCTGATTACAAAATGATTGAAGAAGGCGATAAAATTCTTTGTGCGATAAGTGGTGGCAAAGATTCTTTCGTAATGCTTGACATCCTTTTACACTTAAAACGTGTTGCGCCCATTAAATTTGACGTAATTGCGGTCAATCTCGATCAAAAACAGCCTGGTTTTCCTGAGCATATATTACCTAATTATCTCGAAGAAAAAGGCATTGATTACTACATTATAGATAAAGACACCTACTCAGTAGTAAAGCAAAAAGTACCTGAAGGAAAAACAACGTGTTCTTTATGCTCAAGGCTTAGAAGAGGGTCATTATATGGTTTCGCTGAAAAGATTGGTGCAACAAAAATAGCACTGGGTCATCATATGGATGACATAGTTGAAACATTAATGATGAACATGTTTAATAATGCAAAATTAAAGGCTATGCCACCCAAACTACTAAGTGACGATAAACGAAATGTAGTAATAAGACCGCTGTCATATTGTAGAGAGAAAGATATTGAGCAACTATCAGAGCTAAAGAACTACCCTATTATTCCTTGTAATCTCTGTGGTTCACAAGAGAATTTACAAAGAAAACAAATAAAGCATATGCTTAATACTTGGGACCAAGAATCTTCTGGACGTGTAGAAAGTGTATTTAAAAGTACACAAAGTGTTAGTCTTTCTCAATTATCTGATCATGACTTATACAACTTTTCAGCACTTACCATCGATAGAACGGCTGAGCCAAAAGAACAAGAGTTTGGAGGAGCTGACATCTCATCGTCAAATTTAATTGACGTTAAAAACATAGAAATAATCGACGCTTCTTGATCCAATATTTGGAACACACAAGAGTGTGTTCCAAATATTGGCATTATTCCTTTTTTATCCTGTTTCTATCGCAAGGTAAACAATTTTTTGCTCAATCATCAAAAATAAGATGATCAACTTGCGTGCTGAGCTATTCGTTGAAAAAGTCGCATAAGCATAACTTATAAACCCTCTGAACCATCAAAACCTTACTATATTGAGATGATCTTGATATAAAGCTGACATCTAAGAGTTTAGTTAGGTTTACTCGTTTTTATTACCTGTATTTATTCAAGAGTGATATTTATAGTGCTACTTTCCCCAGCATAAGTCACCGAAACAATCACTTCATCGGTACTTTTTGAAATATTAGTTAACTGATAACTAGCTTTGTTTGTACCTAAATCAATCAATTCCAGCGTGACTACGCTATTATCACTAACCGACCAATTTGCAAATTCAGAAACATTCAAGCTTGTTGGGGTGTCGGTATAATAAGCCGTTAAGGTTAAGTCTACCGACTCTGATGATGCCAGGGTAATATCACTACCTTTATTAATTTTTATAGAGTCAAGTTCAGCTGTTCCTGTTACTGATACGGTTGCCGTGGTTTGATTGCCACCACAAGAGCCAACAAGTTGAGTAGTACCAGCAATAAGACCAATTAGGGTGCCTTTGTTATCACCTGTTGTCGTAATGCCGAGATAGTCACCACTTTCTTGCGACCAAGAAATAGTATTAGCAATAGAATATGGCAAAGTAATATTGGTTAATGTGGCCTGTCCGTTAACTAAAATACGTTCTCCCATTGCGAGCGTAATATCATCGGTAACAGTATCATCAAGTAAAATATCAAGATGCCCTACATTGAGTGGGTCGGCAATAACGGTTAATGAGTCGGTAATGTCGTCTAATGTCCCCGTTATTATTATAGTTTCAATGTCAGGTGATGAAGTATACAAGGTACCTTTTTTATCAATAGTAGCACTGGTATCGCTATCAAGACTAAAACTCATACCTTTGATCGTATTCATTGAGATATAACCATCTTCATAATTTACATTTGCAGTAATGTTGGTCGCCACACAGGTACTAATAGTACCTTCTTCTGGCTGGGGATGAATTAAGTTAATAGAGCTTACCGCAACGTCACTAACTGAAATTTCTCCTTCATCCACAATCCCATTAATGCTTGTTCCCATAATAATAACAATACCTTGATTACTCGAGGAATTGGCAACAGCGGTGACTAAACCTTGCTCATTAATAGTAGCGATGCTGATATCACTTGAACTCCAATCAATACTTTCCGTTACGTCGATAGCATCACCACTATTAGTTAAAGCCATTGCGCTAAGTTGATGAGTTCCACCTTTCGTTAATCGAATATGATCATCGTTGATCGTAAGTGACTCAATAAATAGCCCTTGCTCACGCAATTTTTCAAACGTAACTGCTTGACCGAGTTCGCTAGCGTTATTATCCGTATCGCAACCAAATAACATGATGTTCGTTAAGCATACAGCAATAAAATAAGCTATAGCGTTGCTTTGTATTTTGTTAGTATTCATTGTTTTAATTTTCACCGCAAATGCCTTTTATGAACTTTTATACATTCAAATAGCATGATTAATAACTAGAATTGGTAGATTACACCAAGAGAAATACCAGATATGGATATATCATCATCTTTATAGAGTGATAGATAACCAAACCTAAGTTGAGTATTTTCGATATAAGATATTTTTTGATGAAAAGTGATGCCCCAAGAAAAACTGGAATAGGTATCTTCGCCGTTATACGTTTCTGCAGGCCCCTGCACCGTCATATCGGTTACAGCATAGCCTAGTGATACATCTAAACCAAAACCACTGATAGTCTTTGATTGCAATACAAGGTAAAGAGCAATACTTTGTTCTAAATCGAATTCCATACGATAAATATTATCGGTATTGTTACCTCTTAGATACTGAGCTTCCAAGCCAATACGTTCTTTATTCGCTCCTATGCGAAAGGCAGTTGTACTAGGTTTCGCACGTTCATCACGAAGTTCAATAGAAGATAATATATAATCAACACCAACATAAGTTGAGTCGACAAAGGGTGATTTGGCAGCACTGGGAAATGAAAAGCTAATTAATAATAGCCAAAAAATAATTTTTATCATGAAGATCCATCTACATTTTATATCCTATTTAGAGGTAGATAATATAGAACTGAGCGAATCTAATCAATACTTTTTACTATAACGGCCGCTGATTAAAGAAAACATACATTAACCGTAAGTGTAAAGAAAAAAACCACAATCAATGATTATAACTATTGATTGTGGTTAATATCTATTTAAGCGAATAAAGGTTATTTAATTAACCTAGCGTCATCCTACAAAAACGACAACAACTCTTGGTCAAGCTGCATTAACGTTTTAGGATCTGCCATCATCGTTTTCGCTAACGATTTAGTTCTTGGTAACATGCGTTCAAAATAAAACTCTGCTGTTTTAATTTTTGCACGGTAAAAATCACGATTTTCTACATCTGTCGCTAACTTTTCGTAAGAGGCCTGTGCCATTTGAGCCCAAAAATAAGCCATAACGACATAACCAGAATACATTAAATAATCAACAGACGCTGAACCAATAATATCTCTATCTTTCTTAGCTTTAAGCGCTAATCTAAGAGAGTACTGTTGCCAGTTAGCTGTCGCTTTACTTAATGGCCAAATAAATTTATTCATTTGACGTTTATGCGGACTACTTGAAATCATGCTTTTATCTTTACAGAACGTGAGTATTTCTTTAGTAAAGGCTTTTAATGATTTACCACGCGTGAGTAAGATTTTACGACCAAGTAAATCTAGCGCCTGAATCCCTGTTGTGCCTTCATACAATGTTGCAATGCGAGCATCACGAACAATCTGCTCCATTCCCCATTCTTTTATAAAGCCATGACCACCAAATATTTGTAAGCCATGATTTGCACTTTCTGAGCCAAGTTCAGTTAGAAAAGCTTTAAGAATAGGAGTAATAAAACCTAAACGTTCATCTGCTGCTTCTTTTTCAGCATCCGTTTTTGCCATTTCTATATCATCAACAATCTTAGCCGTATAGTAAATCATGGCACGACCACCTTCTGATATAGCTTTCTGTGTCATCAACATTTTACGAACATCAGGATGAACAATAATAGGATCTGCTACTTGATCAGGAAATTTCTTGCCTGTAAGCGATCGCATCGACAAACGTTCTTTTGCGTAAATTAACGAGTTTTGATAGGCCAATTCTGCAGAACATACGCCTTGTAAGGCTGTACCTACACGCGCAGTATTCATAAAGGTGAACATACATTCTAACCCTTTATTTTCTGGGCCAATTAATTCACCAATAGCATTATCAAAATTAAGCACTGCCGTTGCAGAAGCTTTAATACCCATTTTATCTTCAATTGAACCACAAGTAACATGGTTGCCTTCACCTAAATTACCTTCTACATCAGTTTTGATTTTAGGCACAATAAATAAAGAGATACCACGTGTGCCTGATGGCGCATTAGGAAGCCTAGCGAGCACAATATGAATAATATTGTCTGTTAAATCATGCTCACCTGCTGAAATAAATATTTTCGTACCGGTGATACTGTAAGTACCATCGTCATTAGGCTCTGCTTTCGTTTTAACTTGTCCTAAATCAGTACCACATTGCGGCTCAGTTAAACACATAGTACCTGTCCAAGTACCTTCAGTTAAACGCGTTAGATAAAGCTCTTTTTGTGCATCGCTACCATGGGACTGTACTGTATTCATAGCACCATGACTTAATCCAGGATACATAGCCCAAGACCAGTTAGCTGTTCCCATCATTTCTGATTTAGCCATACCTAGCGACGGTGGCAAGCCCTGCCCGCCATGCTCGATAGGATGAGACAAACTTTGCCAGCCACCTTCAACATATTTGTTATAAGCTTCTTTAAAGCCTTTAGGCGTGGTTACAGTACCATTATCAAAGGTACAACCTTCTTTATCGCCACTTTGGTATAACGGTAATAATTCATTTTCACAAAACTTTGCACATTCTTGTAAAATGGCATCATTTAAATCAGGAGTTGCTTCGGCAAATTCAGGGTATTTTTGGTAATGTCCGTAATAATCAAATACATCTTCTATTAAAAATTTAATGTCTGCTATGGGTGCTTTGTAACTAAGCATAGTTTTCTCCTACCACTGAAGTAATTTAGGGGGCTGTGATAATATTAATAATTCACCTTAAGTAAATACGTTATATTTATGTTTACTTAAAGATCATCACTATAGGTAATACCAGTGATTAGAACACTGGTCATACCACCCGCGCAAGTTGTTTTTTGTTATTTTTTATGCGTAACAGTAGTGCGACTTACTAACTAGCTGTTTTATATGTATTAAAATAGTGAAACCTTCATTTAAAAAAGTGATAAAATAAACGATATAAAGCGACTATTTTAAAGCCTGAGAAAATATATGTCAGAAAGTTATTTAGAAATACAGTTAGATAAACAGCCCATAGAGTTATGCAAACTTCTTAAAATTGCTGATCTTGTTGCAGGTGGTGGTGAAGCAAAAGTTGTTATTAGTGAGGGGTATGTTTTACTCAATGGTGAAGTGGAATATCAAAAAAGGAAGAAAGTTTATCATGATGATATTGTTGAGTTTAATGGCGAGATATTACAGGTTGTGATCAATGAAGAATTAAATGAAATTGAGAGTTTCGATTCTGCTTCTGATGAAATAAAAGCATCTCCTGAACATTCGAGCAATAGTAAAGGTAAAAGTGCTCAACCAATTAATAAGTCGATGAATAATGAAGTAAAAAAAGCAGCACCAACAGTTGAAGGTACTGCTAAGGTTTCTAAAAGAAAACCTATTTCTTTTTAATTTAGTAATTTAGTACTATAAAACTGATATAAACAATTATTTAACGAGGTTAAGTACTTCGTTAGATAATCGAGTTATTTCTGACCAATTTTTAGTTGCTACAGCTTGACTAGGGACTAACCAAGAACCACCACAACAAGCAACATTTGATAGTGCTAAATAATCACGAACATTCTTTAAGTTAATTCCGCCTGTTGGGCAAAAAGTAATGTTAGGGAATGGACCACCAATCGCTTTAATTGCATTAACACCACCAGAAGCTTCTGCTGGGAAAAACTTCAAGTGATCATAGCCTAAATCTGCTGCGCCCATCAAATCTGAAACAGAAGAAACACCTGGAATTAAAGCAATACTACTTTCATTTCCTGCTTTTAATAAGTCAGGAGTTAAACCTGGACTTAACGCAAATTTAGCGCCAGCGTCAATTGATTGTTGTAAATGTAGACGATTAGTTACGGTACCAGCTCCAACAACTGCTTCAGGTAACTCTTTGGCAATAATACTAATTACATCTAGTGCAGCTGGTGTACGTAAAGTTACTTCTAACACTTTAATGCCTGCAGTTAAAAGCGCTTCTGCAATGGGTAAAGCATCTTCAACTTTATCAATAACGAGTACAGGAACGATAGGTCCCATTGCGAAAAGTTCTTTTGGCGTAATTTGCCAATTATTTAATGATGTCATAAATCCTCTATTCTATTTATTATTAAATATAATTTAATGTGTAGTTTTAAATTTTTTGAATGCGTTAACGTAGTTTGTTTAACAAAAGCCTTAATTTATCAACTCATTTACTCATCAAACAGAGAACAAGCACCTGTTTCTGCCGAGCTTAAGTTACGACGCATGAAGCCAAACAATTCACGGCCCATACCTTGATGATGACCATTCACTTGGAAAACTGAATTTTCACGAGCGGCTAACTCTTTTTCATCAACTAACAAAGTTAATTCACCTGTCTCACCATCTAAACTAATCATGTCGCCAGTTTTAACTTTAGCAATTAAACCGCCGTCTAATGCCTCTGGGCATAAATGGATCGCTGCAGGTACTTTACCTGAGGCACCAGACATACGACCATCAGTAACTAAAGCAACTTTAAATCCCTTGTCTTGTAAAACACCTAATGGTGGTGTTAATTTGTGTAATTCAGGCATACCACGAGCTTTCGGTCCTTGGAAGCGAACTACCGCAACAAAGTCCTTTTCTAACTCGCCATTGTCGAACGCAGACTGAAGCTCATGTTGATCTTCAAAAACAATTGCAGGTGCTTTAATCACAAGGTGATCTTCACTTAAAGACGATGTTTTTAAAACAGAGGTACCTAAATTACCTTTTAACGTTTTTAAACCGCCATCAGCTTTAAATGGTTTCGCAACTGTTGTAATTACTGCTTCGTCTAATGATTTTTCAACGCCATCAACCCACTTAAGTTGACCATTATCTAGTATTGGCTTTTGAGTATAACGAGTTAAGCCGCGCCCACAAATCGTTTCGACATCTTCATGCAATAAACCAGAATTAATTAACTCTTTAAATAATAATGCCATACCACCCGCTTCTTGGAAGTGGTTGATGTCGGCATGGCCATTTGGATAAATGCGAGTAATTAATGGCACAGCATGAGATAAATCATTAAAATCTTGGAAATTAATAATAATACCGGCAGCACGTGCAAACGCGATAATGTGCATAGTTAAGTTAGTAGAGCCGCCTGTAGCTAATAGCGCTACAATTGCATTAACAATAGACCGTTCATCAACCATTTGACCAATAGGCATGTAGTTGCCTGACTGCTGCGTTAAACGAGTTACTTGACGCGCAGCGGCTTTTGTTAATTCTTCACGTAATGGTGTATTAGGCGCAACAAAAGAAGCGCCCGGTAAATGTAAACCCATCACTTCAACGACTAACTGGTTAGAGTTAGCAGTACCAAAGAAAGTACATGTGCCTGCCGAGTGATAAGAAGCAGACTCAGCTTCTAACAAGGCAGCTTCGTCAACTTCACCTTGTGCATATTGCTGACGTACACGTGCTTTTTCTTTATTTGGAATACCTGAAGGCATAGGCCCTGCAGGAATAAAAGCCGTTGGTAAATGTCCAAATGTCATACTTGCAATCAATAAGCCAGGTACAATTTTATCGCAAATACCCAACATTAATGCGCCATCAAACATGTTATGAGATAAACCAACCGCTGTTGCCATAGCAATAACATCACGGCTCATTAGGCTTAAATCCATACCAGGCTGACCTTGTGTAACACCGTCACACATTGCAGGAACACCGCCAGCAAATTGCGCTACGCCACCCGTTGATTTAATCGCATCTTTGATAATTTGAGGATATTTTTCATAAGGCTGATGTGCACTCAACATATCATTGTATGCAGAAACAATAGCGACATCTGAATGGTTTAAACCTTTAATTGCTTGTTTATCTTCTTTATTACAAGCTGCAAAACCATGGGCTAAATTACCACAAGATAAGCTTGCACGATGAACCGTATTTGATTTTGCTGCCGCTATTTTAGCTAAGTACTCTTTTCGAGTTGCAGCACTTCGAGTGATAATACGTTCTGTAATATCTACTATTTCTTGCTTCATTGCTATTTTCATAGGTCTACTTCTTAATTTTTAAC
The sequence above is a segment of the Colwellia sp. 20A7 genome. Coding sequences within it:
- a CDS encoding RNA-binding S4 domain-containing protein, whose translation is MSESYLEIQLDKQPIELCKLLKIADLVAGGGEAKVVISEGYVLLNGEVEYQKRKKVYHDDIVEFNGEILQVVINEELNEIESFDSASDEIKASPEHSSNSKGKSAQPINKSMNNEVKKAAPTVEGTAKVSKRKPISF
- the ttcA gene encoding tRNA 2-thiocytidine(32) synthetase TtcA, producing the protein MNTQQAISNKLEKKIRHLTGKAVSDYKMIEEGDKILCAISGGKDSFVMLDILLHLKRVAPIKFDVIAVNLDQKQPGFPEHILPNYLEEKGIDYYIIDKDTYSVVKQKVPEGKTTCSLCSRLRRGSLYGFAEKIGATKIALGHHMDDIVETLMMNMFNNAKLKAMPPKLLSDDKRNVVIRPLSYCREKDIEQLSELKNYPIIPCNLCGSQENLQRKQIKHMLNTWDQESSGRVESVFKSTQSVSLSQLSDHDLYNFSALTIDRTAEPKEQEFGGADISSSNLIDVKNIEIIDAS
- a CDS encoding bifunctional 4-hydroxy-2-oxoglutarate aldolase/2-dehydro-3-deoxy-phosphogluconate aldolase — encoded protein: MTSLNNWQITPKELFAMGPIVPVLVIDKVEDALPIAEALLTAGIKVLEVTLRTPAALDVISIIAKELPEAVVGAGTVTNRLHLQQSIDAGAKFALSPGLTPDLLKAGNESSIALIPGVSSVSDLMGAADLGYDHLKFFPAEASGGVNAIKAIGGPFPNITFCPTGGINLKNVRDYLALSNVACCGGSWLVPSQAVATKNWSEITRLSNEVLNLVK
- a CDS encoding acyl-CoA dehydrogenase C-terminal domain-containing protein; the protein is MLSYKAPIADIKFLIEDVFDYYGHYQKYPEFAEATPDLNDAILQECAKFCENELLPLYQSGDKEGCTFDNGTVTTPKGFKEAYNKYVEGGWQSLSHPIEHGGQGLPPSLGMAKSEMMGTANWSWAMYPGLSHGAMNTVQSHGSDAQKELYLTRLTEGTWTGTMCLTEPQCGTDLGQVKTKAEPNDDGTYSITGTKIFISAGEHDLTDNIIHIVLARLPNAPSGTRGISLFIVPKIKTDVEGNLGEGNHVTCGSIEDKMGIKASATAVLNFDNAIGELIGPENKGLECMFTFMNTARVGTALQGVCSAELAYQNSLIYAKERLSMRSLTGKKFPDQVADPIIVHPDVRKMLMTQKAISEGGRAMIYYTAKIVDDIEMAKTDAEKEAADERLGFITPILKAFLTELGSESANHGLQIFGGHGFIKEWGMEQIVRDARIATLYEGTTGIQALDLLGRKILLTRGKSLKAFTKEILTFCKDKSMISSSPHKRQMNKFIWPLSKATANWQQYSLRLALKAKKDRDIIGSASVDYLMYSGYVVMAYFWAQMAQASYEKLATDVENRDFYRAKIKTAEFYFERMLPRTKSLAKTMMADPKTLMQLDQELLSFL
- the uspE gene encoding universal stress protein UspE yields the protein MKTYQKILVVIDPSTDEQKALKRAIDLAANIKASGGQVEVTAFLSIFDFSYEMTTILSNDDRGAMRQSVIKDKELWLESLISDLKPDIDINNLVVWHNRPFESIIEQVIQNNYDLVIKGTHQHDKLKSVIFTPTDWHILRKCPCPVLLVKEHEWPSNGNILAAINVGSDETEHNSLNDKITKEAKKLAQLIQGKVHLVNSFPGTPVNIAIEIPEFNSSEYNNTMLQHHKKSMAAHATEFEIDITNTHVEEGLPERVIEEVADKIDAELVVLGTIGRTGISAALIGNTAEHVIDQLNCDVLALKPEGYVSPLQ
- the ccoS gene encoding cbb3-type cytochrome oxidase assembly protein CcoS — encoded protein: MSIIYILIPVGTIIIAIGIYLFFWAVKTEQFDDLEKHGMSILFDEDIEDSKSENSNHEEKTSEDYELPMSKNKYKPPNK
- the fnr gene encoding fumarate/nitrate reduction transcriptional regulator Fnr; translation: MLNNSSPGAQHINCQNCSISELCLPFTLNDQELNTLDKIIDRKRPFHKGDKIFTDGQKMHALYAIRSGTFKTFTVNEQGEEQITGFHLAGDLLGFDAIAESEHKSFAQALETSMICEIPYDNLDTLSNTMPKLKKQVLRLMSNEIRTDQEMLTLLNRKNAEQRVATFLVSLSKRYRARGLSAAEFRLTMTRSDIGNYIGLTVETISRLLNRFHKSGLIKVDGKLITIVSLDELVDCAEF
- a CDS encoding sulfite exporter TauE/SafE family protein; translation: MNLDLFSAFIIGILGSGHCIVMCGGITTMLTSALPQSNKYENNQIPVNNQVSVKSQVKPSVAKSKTTLVILYNVGRISSYALIGAIVGFTGSIAAKNIGMPLAGLRLLSATFMILLGLHLGQWLMWLNRIEALGKHLWRYISPLAGKAIPVDSPIKALSLGAVWGWLPCGLVYSTLTWALASGSMITGASIMFFFGLGTLPALLTLSIGFSSIKNTLTKPSFKKAMALVLITFGIYSFIVAYHQVF
- a CDS encoding Ig-like domain-containing protein, with the translated sequence MKIKTMNTNKIQSNAIAYFIAVCLTNIMLFGCDTDNNASELGQAVTFEKLREQGLFIESLTINDDHIRLTKGGTHQLSAMALTNSGDAIDVTESIDWSSSDISIATINEQGLVTAVANSSSNQGIVIIMGTSINGIVDEGEISVSDVAVSSINLIHPQPEEGTISTCVATNITANVNYEDGYISMNTIKGMSFSLDSDTSATIDKKGTLYTSSPDIETIIITGTLDDITDSLTVIADPLNVGHLDILLDDTVTDDITLAMGERILVNGQATLTNITLPYSIANTISWSQESGDYLGITTTGDNKGTLIGLIAGTTQLVGSCGGNQTTATVSVTGTAELDSIKINKGSDITLASSESVDLTLTAYYTDTPTSLNVSEFANWSVSDNSVVTLELIDLGTNKASYQLTNISKSTDEVIVSVTYAGESSTINITLE
- a CDS encoding outer membrane beta-barrel protein, translated to MIKIIFWLLLISFSFPSAAKSPFVDSTYVGVDYILSSIELRDERAKPSTTAFRIGANKERIGLEAQYLRGNNTDNIYRMEFDLEQSIALYLVLQSKTISGFGLDVSLGYAVTDMTVQGPAETYNGEDTYSSFSWGITFHQKISYIENTQLRFGYLSLYKDDDISISGISLGVIYQF